A window of Panicum virgatum strain AP13 chromosome 8K, P.virgatum_v5, whole genome shotgun sequence contains these coding sequences:
- the LOC120643378 gene encoding protein MALE DISCOVERER 2-like, which yields MEKIKAAAYLLFFSLLVSHTLGSCASINQQGKTLFRSGADTPAGSSSNRGLSCSDEGKAVTLKGRSVIQRRLLHQWDHQVAESPKSNGNGSERRTIPHWAIHTLAISGAVLFVVASATAMYLLFSRRKKDNTVMPWSTGLSGPLRKAFVAGVPSLGRTELQTACENFINVIGSSSECIVYKGTLSSGVEIAVVSTSVDSAKDWSDSSEEQFKNKISMLSKVNHKNLVNLLGYCTCDEPFTRMMVFEYAPCGSLFEHLHIREAEDLDWPTRLRIIMGVAYCLEHMSQLDPPVMPAALSSSSIYLTEDCAAKISDMELWKVAALGDEESIVYRFGILLLEVISGRLPLSEDHGLLVLWASSYLDGKRPLNGMADPMLRSSVRDKDLAVLCDVVRLCIHSDKDKRPAMAEVARLMRGATAVSPEQATPRDNPLWWAELEIASTTVESG from the exons atggagaagatcaAAGCTGCGGCCTATTTGCTATTCTTCTCCTTGCTTGTGTCTCACACACTTGGCTCATGTGCTTCCATCAATCAACAAG GGAAAACTCTTTTCAGATCTGGAGCAGATACACCAGCTGGATCTTCCTCAAACCGGGGACTGAGTTGCTCAGACGAAGGCAAGGCGGTGACCTT AAAAGGTAGGAGTGTCATCCAGAGACGGCTCCTACATCAATGGGATCACCAAGTTGCAGAATCACCCAAGTCTAATGGAAATGGATCTGAAAGAAGGACGATACCCCACTGGGCCATCCACACATTAGCCATCAGTGGAGCAGTTCTCTTTGTGGTTGCATCTGCAACCGCCATGTATCTACTCTTTTCTCGTCGAAAGAAGGATAATACTGTCATGCCTTGGTCTACTGGGCTCAGTGGACCGCTCAGGAAAGCCTTCGTGGCAG GTGTTCCTTCTCTTGGAAGGACAGAGCTTCAGACAGCATGTGAGAACTTCATCAATGTGATCGGCTCTTCATCCGAATGCATAGTGTATAAAGGAACTCTGTCAAGTGGAGTTGAAATAGCGGTAGTCTCCACTTCAGTTGACTCTGCCAAAGATTGGTCAGATAGCTCTGAGGAGCAATTTAAGAACAAG ATCTCTATGTTGTCCAAAGTGAACCATAAGAACTTGGTGAACCTACTTGGTTACTGCACATGCGACGAGCCATTCACAAGAATGATGGTCTTCGAGTATGCTCCGTGTGGTTCCCTCTTTGAGCACTTGCATA TTCGAGAAGCAGAAGATTTGGACTGGCCTACACGGCTGCGCATCATCATGGGAGTAGCATACTGCTTGGAGCACATGAGCCAGCTGGACCCACCTGTGATGCCAGCAGCCCTGAGCTCCtcatccatctacctcaccgagGACTGCGCGGCCAAGATCTCGGACATGGAGTTGTGGAAAGTTGCAGCGCTAGGAGATGAAGAGAGCATCGTGTACAGGTTTGGCATCCTGCTGCTGGAGGTGATCTCCGGTCGGCTGCCCTTGTCCGAGGATCACGGCCTGCTCGTGCTGTGGGCGTCCAGCTACCTGGACGGCAAAAGGCCGCTGAATGGCATGGCTGATCCGATGCTGAGGTCGTCCGTGCGTGACAAGGATCTGGCGGTGCTGTGTGACGTTGTGAGGCTGTGCATCCACTCTGACAAGGACAAGAGACCGGCCATGGCTGAGGTTGCCAGGCTCATGAGAGGCGCCACCGCCGTGTCGCCGGAGCAGGCGACCCCGAGAGACAACCCGCTATGGTGGGCCGAGCTTGAGATTGCCTCCACCACGGTGGAGTCCGGGTGA